Part of the Lotus japonicus ecotype B-129 chromosome 6, LjGifu_v1.2 genome, aattaagcacttttccatgaataatccaaataagcactaatggtcaaaatatggctaagtcataaaaattaagcacaaaaatgtatataatgaagcttagaatgACACACGTAAAGTGTATCAATTATGCACTTAacaaatacccccacacttaaccttttgcaTTCCTGGGCAAAACTTAATTTCAAAGAAGAATCAGAAAATCACTTataacaagtacttcctaaaacataaaaactgagctcacacttatctttgagaggtagaaattcagatttatgagcaagaaaacaaccacttcattttccacaaagattAGACAAATTAGATTCCATCACCTACATTCCAAGCCAACAAGAAATTGCAAATTGAACTtcaaagttggatgcaagtgttatactCTCTACTCTTAACTGTTTgggcttgtgtttaatcatgcttaagcaactctcatcatctcatgaaaacatgcatctatcataggcttgacaagattctaacTCACCtattaaattgaacaaatgcatacaaagatcaaaggacttttgaaggttgtaatgaggctaaggtcaaggaaggatttatgaaagatatttagagttaaaaccttaggaaaaataagagcaatggggaaaaattcaaattaaacttactcacaaccccaagaattaacacattcttcattttacaacttcattttttcaacttccacttccttttctttctttagtaccttccttcactttgtaacttctcttttttctttctttttcttttttgacatttgcatatttttccttttttttttctttcaacttcttttccgcttgcttacaatttatcctcaaggaaggcacctcttttgagcatattagaccatgcattcaaataaatcacccccgcacttgttgaatactcattcccaagtcaattccaaagctcttacatttcccaaggtaaggtatcatcattgtttttcacttaggcttgtaatgagctacaaaagaatagagatattaggctcaaaggggttaaaacaaaggttaaaacatgCAAGGTCAGCTTTTTAGCCcaatagcttattgaaaaagaatgccttATCACTTCAATGTATACACATGAACAACAATTTCAGtcagaatcaagtcaagttctgcagtgcatataaacatgaggaaatcacacaagaaagaagagaatcatggaaagacattaccattcaagtgtttggtctaaaatctcacaaggtagtctcacatggaaagcatataacacaatgaatccaacaaatcagttctcaatgcaaatcatgatgaACTCAAAATGCAAGCAACTTCATCCAAAAAGAGACTTGAAACTTAGCAGAAAAGTGGTTATATTACTCACAAACTCAGCATCtctaaaactcattgaaaaagtgtgaactattttattgaaaacaataaaaacaaagcaaataaattgaaattgcaaactatcctaactgaggttctactactcctaaataagattcccacccccacacttaaatcacacattgtccacaatgtgaggcacaaatcatcaaattaattagacaagtgtaataaaagagaaaggttaggaaaaaccagggatcaagGGAGCTGGCGAGGCATGAGACCTGGTAATGCTCTGAAAATGCTATCACCTGGGTCCGGTGGAGGCCTTGCATTAAGAggaagctcatagtcttgaggcacaacagcaacaatccacaagtcaggtggctttggagggatctcatctgcaacaatcttaacaaacccaaactgttttctagcaccttcagcatgactcatgacaatgttcagtTTGAGTGAAAACGTTTTTCAAGCATGTGTCcaacctgaaataagagtaaatgaaaaattagTACATTCCacaatcaactctttgtctggAGGTTTCGGTAGAGGTTTCAAAAAGTATTCCTCCATTGAGGTTGGCTCCTTGCAATCAACGGACTCCCCAATAAGCAcgactttttcaaaaatatctagattaattaaaagcggCTTATGTGGAAAAATTGATAATTTAGATCCACGTTCTACATCCATCTTTTTAACTTCATCCACTGCAAAACACttcttgaaatcatccaacaacttattttcttcttcaccataTGGGCCGGGCGGGTCATCATAAGTCCACTGACCCGCCCGGTAAGGCCAACACTAAGGTGATTAGGACGTAGACCCCAGCTTGAGGATGTGGGCCCGAGTTGTTTTGTCTTGTTATATTGTACACATGCATTTGTCTTATTcaacatagggatttgggccctatATGTAAGGCCCAAATCCATGAACATTCTAGATAAGGATCATTCCTACTATAAAAAGGGTGTCTTCACCTTGTACTAGGGATCTTTTTTAACCATTTATGagattatttccttatttacgtATTGCTTACTTCttttagctctgctagggtttttcaGAGGTACTTTGTTACCATTGTTATACCTTAGAcaggaacattggcgccgtctgtgacTCTTACTCAGTGATTGTTCTTCTGCTGACGTGAGAGGCagctttctttttctgtttttctttgATGGAGACACGTTCTTGTGGTGGGCGAGCACCGCGACGTCGTGGTGGTGGCCGTCACAGTGGAGGCAGAAGCCAGGCACAAGCGCTTCAGCATGACGTGGAGGATGAGGCTTCCTCCGACGGGGCGTCGGTGGCGGTGCGATCTTACGCCACTACGACGCTGGACAACCCGGATCGGCCGGCTGCGCCGGTTAGGTCAGAACTAGATCTTAAGGCAAAGCTTCCCACTCCGGAGACGGAGGATCCCCATGTTGAAACGCCGGTGCAAGCTAAGGATCATACACTCGGAACCTCATCTGCGGAACTCAGGCAGGTGTTGGACACTATTCAGGCGGTTCAACGTCAGAATGAACATTTACAGGCTCAGGTGGAGTACCTTAATCAAATGCGCGACTTAAGGCGTGGGCAACGTGTGGATGCTGAGGATGTGGTGGATTTTCAGCCCTTTGCGCCCATAGTCGTAGCAGTTGAGATTCCAGAGCATTTGCAAACTCTGACTTTGGACATGTATGGGGGGGATACCGACCCAATTGATCATTTATGGTATTTTAATACTAAAATGGTCATTGGAGGGGCGACCGATGCTGTGAAATGCAGATTGTTGCCTTCAACATTTAAGGGCGTGACCATGACTTGGTTTCTTAAACAGCCTCCATATTCCCTCTCCAACTTCACTGATTTGTCAACTAAGTTTCTAACACAATTCTCGGCCAATCAAGCACAAAAGGCGACCCCAGCTGATCTGTTCAATATTCGCCAACATGCGGGCGAGCGTAATAAAACCTACATGTCTCGATTTAGTAGAGTTTAAGTGCAGTTAGAGGACGCCAATCCGGATGTGTGTGTGGCGGCCTTCAAAAATGGGCTCAGATGCGGCTCATTGAACAAAGATTTAACTAGACGGCCTGCCAAAGATATGATGGATTTGCGTGCACGGGTACaagagtttatcttggttgaacAGGATGAGCAAACTAAAAAGGATAGGGACGACTGGCGAGCTCAACCGGACGTTTCATCAGAAAAAGGTCGCGCTCCTAAAGACCAACGACCCGCTCAGACACCGCGCCAGCCAAGGCCAGCGCCCTATCCAGCAGGGAGACAGGGGCCACAAAGTAACACATGGCATCGGAATAGTCAACCCGCTTCGGTGAATCCGGCGGCCCAAGGAGGACATGATCCCGCCCAAGGTCATCAAACCAAATTGAACGCCCCTCTCAGCACAATACTGCGAGCAGTAGGGCAAACTAATGTGGTTCAATACCCATGGCCACCCAGGCGATCACCTGCGAACGTGGACACAACAAAGTGGTGTGAATTCCATAAAGCCATGGGACACAATATAGATAATTGCTGGACTTTGCGCAAGGAGATTGAACGACTGATCAAAGCGGGGCATTTGTCCAATTTTGTCTCAGGAGACAATACACAGCTTGACGCAGTCAAAAATACGGGCTGTGATTTGTCAAAGGGAAAGGAGGTAGTTGAGGAGTTAGGAGTACCCGCCGGGTCTTGCTTGTCAATTGcagggggatttggcggcgggcGCATATCTAGCAAGGGAAGGAAAAGATATGTTGAGGCAGTAAACTCGGTTCACCACGCTTACGAGGGGGAATGTTGGCTGAACCATACTCCAATTACTTTCTCGCCAAAGGATTTTGATCATGTGATTCCGCATGATAACGATCCAATAGTGGTGACCCTGCGCGTAAATAACTATGTTACCAAGAAAGTTTTTCTAGACCAAGGCAGTTCTGCTAACATCatatatggtgatgcatttgaaagATTGGGCTTAAAGGAGTCAGACTTAAGGCCATATACGGGGTGTCTAGTGGGATTCACAGGAGATCGAGCCAAGGTCCGAGGCTATGTGGAATTGGACACTGCTTTTGGTGAGGGTGAATACGtgaagaaatttcaagtaaagtattTGGTTCTTCCGTGTAAGGCGACGTATAATGTGCTTCTAGGGCGTGATACTTTGAACAAAATATGTGCGATAATTTCAACCGCCCATTTGACAGTGAAGTATCCAACTTGCAATGGAAAGGTGGGAATTTTGAGGGTGGATCAAGAGGCCGCCCGAGCCTGTTATGCACAAAGTCTGGAACTTTATGGTAAGAAGGCAGCCAAGGAATCACATCGCGTCACGGAAATTTTTCCACATGAGAATTTCAATTTGGATCCTCGTGATGATTCGGAGGAGTTAAGACCTCAGCCGGCGGAATAAACCAAATCTGTTTACTTATCTGGACGTGCTTTGAAAATTGGAAGCACCTTGTCAAAGGAACAAGATGACCGATTGGTCGAACTACTCAAAAACAATTTGGATTTATTCGCATGGACAATTAAGGATGTTCCAGGCATTGATCCCAACGTTATATCCCATCACTTGTCAATCCAGCAAGGGGTAAAACCTGTTGTACAAGCTCGTAGGCggatgggcgaagaaaaggaCAAGGCAGTACAAATAGAAACTCAAAAGTTACTTGAAGGAAAGTTCATTAGAGAAGTTCAATATCCAACATGGTTGGCAAATGTTGTTATGGTGCGAAAGGCTAATGGGAAATGGAGAATGTGTACAGATTACACAAGTCTAAACAAAGTTTGCCCAAAGGATTCTTATCCACTCCCAAATGTGGACAAGTTGGTAGATGGGGCGTCCGGGAATGAAATGCTCAGTTTGATGGATGCATATTCCGGATACAACCAAATAATGACGTATCGCCCCGATGAGGAGAAAACGACGTTCATGACAagtcaggcgaactattgctacAAGACGATGCCTTTCGGTTTGAAGAATGCGGGAGCGACCTATCAGCGATTGATGGACAAGGTTTTTGTAAGtcaagtgggaagaaacatggaagtatatgttgatgacatgattgttaaaacTGTTAAAGGGGGCGCCCATCATGAAGACTTGGCTGAGGCATTTGCACAGATCCGGAAATACAATATGAGGTTGAATCCAGAAAAATGCTCCTTTGGAATTTTAGGTGGCAAGTTTTTAGGATTCATGGTCACTTCAAGGGGGATCAAGGTTAATCCCGACAAATGCAAAGCTATTGTAAACATGAAAAGCCCGTCCAATATTCGCGAATTCCAGAGGTTAACAGGACGGTTGGCGGCCTTATCTCGCTTTTTGCCAAAAGCAGGTGATAGGGCAGCGCCATTTTTTGcgtgtttaaaaaagaatacaaCTTTTCAGTGGACAGGGGCGTGCGAAGAGGCCTTCTAGCAGCTTAAGGAGTTATTGGCTTCACCACCTATGCTAGCTAAGCCTATGCCTGGGATTCCTTTAATTCTTTACTTGGCGGTCACTGAGGCGGCGGTTAGCACAGTTTTGcttcaagaagaaaacaagCACTATAAAATCATATACTT contains:
- the LOC130725092 gene encoding uncharacterized protein LOC130725092, whose protein sequence is MDLRARVQEFILVEQDEQTKKDRDDWRAQPDVSSEKGRAPKDQRPAQTPRQPRPAPYPAGRQGPQSNTWHRNSQPASVNPAAQGGHDPAQGHQTKLNAPLSTILRAVGQTNVVQYPWPPRRSPANVDTTKWCEFHKAMGHNIDNCWTLRKEIERLIKAGHLSNFVSGDNTQLDAVKNTGCDLSKGKEVVEELGVPAGSCLSIAGGFGGGRISSKGRKRYVEAVNSVHHAYEGECWLNHTPITFSPKDFDHVIPHDNDPIVVTLRVNNYVTKKVFLDQGSSANIIYGDAFERLGLKESDLRPYTGCLVGFTGDRAKVRGYVELDTAFGEGEYVKKFQVKYLVLPCKATYNVLLGRDTLNKICAIISTAHLTVKYPTCNGKVGILRVDQEAARACYAQSLELYGKKAAKESHRVTEIFPHENFNLDPRDDSEELRPQPAE